The genomic interval GAGATATATGGCCAAGAATGACGCTGTAATTCAAAGCCAGGTAGCATCTCTTCGGAATCTTGAAGTTCAATTGGGGCAATTGGCCAATGATTTGAGGAATAAACCACAAGGCACCTTGCCTAGTGACACCGAAAATCCAAGAAGAGATGGCGAGGAACATTGCAAAGCGGTAACCTTGAAAAgtggaaaaataattgagtCAAATCTGGCTGCAACAGGCAGTAAAGAGCCCTCTTCAATCCAAAAAGAGggggaaatgaagaaaaaaccaGCAACTTCAGCTGCTGAAATTCCCCCAGTAGTTACAGCATCCAGTCAGCATTCTGCTGCAAAAAAGTCTTTGCAAAAGCCACCTCTACCATTTCCTCAACGGTTCAAGAAGCAACAAGATGAtggtcaattccggagattCCTTGATGTTTTAAAGCAGCTCCACATCAATATACCATTAGTGGAAGCTTTAGAGCAAATGCCAACCTATGTGAAGTTTTTAAAGgatattttgacaaagaaaaggaGGCTTGGGGAGTTTGAAACTGTCGCTTTGACGGAGGGCTGTAGTGCCATGTTGAAAAGTAAAATCCCACCCAAATTGAAAGATCCGGGCAGCTTTACAATTCCAATTTCTATTGGGGGTAGAGATGTTGGAAGAGCtctttgtgacttgggagctagTATTAATCTCATGCCTATGTCTACTTTTAGAAAGTTGGGAATTGGAGAAGCGAGGCCAACCACCGTTACTTTGAAATTAGCGGATCGTTCCATGGCTCATCCGGAAGGAAAAATTGAAGATGTGTTGGTGCAAGTGGATAAATTCATTTTTCCGGTTGACTTTATCATCCTCGACTATGAGGCCGATAGAGAAGTTCCGATTATTTTGGGACGGCCATTCCTTGTTACCGGAAGAACCTTGATTGATGTACAAAATGGGGAACTCACTATGAGAGTGAATGATCAAAAAGTCACTTTTAATGTGTTCAATGCTATGAGATTCCCGGATGAGATTGAAGAATGTTCACGTTTGAGTGTTATTGATTCTATTGTGGCTGAAAGTTTTCACAAGAAAGTGTGGAAGGATAAGAGGGTGATAAGCTCTCTTGAAGATCTTGAAGCTTTgagtgaagatgaagaaacccaAGTTGCTTGGGTTGAGCCGATGCAACCTTTCCCTAAATTCAAGAGATCTTTTGAGTCTTTAGAGTTGAAAGAAAGCAATTTCAACCCTCCAAAGCCTTCCATCCAAGAACCACCAAAATTAGAGCTGAAACCTTTGCCAAGTCACCTCAAATAGGCCTATTTGGGGGAGAATGAAACGCTGCCAATAATTATTTCAGCGTGTTTGGAAGCTGAAGTTGAAGGTTTGTTGCTACAAGTgctgaagaaaaataaaagagcaATTGGGTGGACTATGGCAGACATAAAAGGAATTAGTCCAGCGATTTGCACGCATAAAATAATCCTAGAAGCTGGGTGTAGTAACTCCATTGAGCATCAACGAAGGTTGAATCCTGTTATGAAGGAAGTAGTGCGAAAAGAAGTGATAAAGTGGCTGGATTATGGTATTGTATACCCGATTTCAGATAGTTCATGGGTTAGTCCTGTTCAATGTGTGCCAAAGAAAGGAGGAATCACGGTGGTGGCTAATGCGAacaatgagttgattcctactcGAACTGTGACCGGTTGGAGGGTGTGTATGGACTATCGGAAGCTAAACAATGCTACTCGGAAGGATCATTTCCCGCTGCCATTTATTGACCAAATGTTGGATCGTTTGGCGGGAAAAGAGTTTTACTGCTTTGTTGACGGATATTCGGGTTACAATCAGATTTCTATAGCACCAGAAGATCAAGAGAAAACCACTTTCACTTGTCCATATGGCACCTTTGCCTTTAGGAGGATGCCATTTGGCTTGTGCAATGCTCCCGCGACTttccaaaggtgtatgatggctattttcTCGGATATTGTAATGCccgtattttaaaataataaactcaaaaattaattttaataatttaaatattaataaccaTATGGATCGAGATCCCAagtatcaaaatacaagttaaaagtactttactactatgcacatatatttttttttttaaaagtttagcGGACATGCAtcctcaaaatacagactccaaaatactaagaaatcgaaaccctccaggttgcactgccgcgatatgtacaatcatgccgagttctgcctcactgttcctccagctttgcttttcctttacctacacaaggtagcaaactgatgagtcaacagactcagtaagatatgcaagaaataaataaaagtaatgCAATGCCGGCTCTATGATTAAGCCGCCCTGAGCTCAATAaccaagctcaccaaatgattaagaacgttcttaagggtagtacgactactgtaccaaatgcactaaagtaccaactctgtacttgtgttggtagagccctaactgtactcccgggaattactatgtgttgtaccacgaacatgacgtaccctgggtactcgtgttggtaacaccgtaaccacattAACATGCAATACTATACCAACACTCTAATAatcattttatattagtgctagTAGTATAACAATCAAAATAAgcatatacattcatatatatatatatattctcacgctatcttacctcgttccgtgctcaagtgtgccggtcagccttagtggaagtgcagcttgacgttttacagggccctaaattATAATGTTCAAACTTtgatgagagactcgctaaacacttatcggggattaAAATAGGAACTaaacttaaccctatcgataaataggatgccaataccctaaattacttaaaaacgggaaaaactagggttcgggaaAAATTCCCAACCAGAACCCCAGTTActgggtaccaaccggtcgaccggttctacgggtcccccagaaccgatcgaccggttctgtgctgggaaccctaAAACCGATCCCCCTAACTCCAATCAACCCCAAACTTCTCAATAACTTCCAAAAGACCTGTAAACATCATATTAGACCAATCCCAATCAATAAAACTCAGCAATTCACACAGATTTTCAATCCACCATTAGAGAGCTAAGTTTGAGTTCACAAACTCTAACTTTGCTCAAACCTCAATTCAACCCATAATTTTAGTTCAAAATAGCTCAAACAACATCAAACAATCTCCAGAATACTAGATTAAACCACCATAGATCATACAGCAACATAACACCcaaatttcttcaaaaaaactAACTTAGGCTAAGGAAAGCTTAAGGAAGAAGAGTAAGGGAAATTACCTTGAATTGGAACCTTAGAACTCAACTAGAATTCTTGATATTCAGCTGAAAATTCACAGCCCTTGCTGCCTAGGAAaaatcgagagagagagagagagagagagagagagagagagagagagagagagagagagagagagagagagagagagagagagagagagagagagaagaaggttGAGGAAAAGTGATGGTTTTTTTTTCTaggattttctaatttttctcaaGAATAAAGGATAATATCTCTTTTCTATATATGTAATATTCTTAATAGtctgaaatataaaaataaatgaataaagggTAATAATTATCCCTTAATTAATTACCAATAACttaataaaagggtttctaagGCATTTTAATCACCAAAATATCCCAACTAATAACCAATACCATTAAACATACAATAATGCCCCGGAATAAAACAATGCTATAACATACAAAATAcgactctctaaaggcccaacgCCGCTTTCCACCGCTTCCGAACACAAATACAGTAATTGAGAaatttacataaataacataataaatatatacgaACTCTAATAAATTCCCATAAttgtattattaataataataataaaatctcatacataaaccataattatttaataattcaaggtattaatcatatgcggtctttacaattatccccgtgttaaaaggatttcgcccCCGAAATCTACCTGAACAACTCAGGGTGCTGAGCCCTCATATCGGATTCcaattcccaagtggcttcttccactttactattcctccagagtaCTTTAACCAATGATATAATTTTAGTTCGCAGAACTTTTTCCTTCCTATCCAgaatttgcactggttgttcgtcATAAGTTAGATCGGGTTGCAACTCTAACATTTCATAACTCAGAACGTGCATTGGATCAGATACATACTTTCTCAGCATGGAcacatgaaacacgttatgcaCTACTGACAAGGAAGGAGGTAAGGCTAACCGATAAGCAACTTGCCCAACCTTCTCtagaatttcaaaaggtccaataaacctagGGCTCAATTTACCTTTCTTTCCATAACGTCTGATTCCCTTCATCGGGGATACTCGTAGAAAGACATAATCACCAGGTTGGAATGTAACATCCCGTCGcttgggatctgcataacttttctgcctgcttggagaagcaagcattcgagctttgatcttgtctattgcttcatttgtcttctggactaattcagggcctaagtatttccgttctcctgtttcatcccaatgaattggggaacgaCACTTCCTGCCATAGAgcagctcatagggagccattcctatggtactttgatagctattgttataggagaattcaatcagaggcaaatacttactccaggaccctccaaaatccataacacaagcTCGTAACAAATCTTCAAGTATTTGAATAGTTCGTTTAGAttgcccatctgtctgaggatgaaaggctgtactgaacttcaaattagttcccatagccttctacaaactcacccaaaactttgatgtaaatttaggatccctatctgaaacgattgacttcggtactccatgaagacgaacaatttctttcacatacaaatcagcatactgatccactgtataggttaccttaacaggtaagaaatgtgctgactttgtaaaacgatccaccacaacccaaactgagtcgtacattcctgtggttctaggcaagccaaccacaaaatccattgcaatgtcttcccacttccattatggaagtgttaatggctgaagtaaccccgccggtcgttgatgctcagctttgatttgctgacaggttaagcatttagtAACGTAGTCCACTACATCcctcttcatcccataccaccagaaatagggcttcaagtcttgatacattttggtggttcctggatgtaatgagtaaggggtagtatgagcttcttctaaaatttcctttttaagTTCACTGATATCAGGGACACACACCCGTGCTTTAAACAACGGCATCCCATTGTCAGAAATTGAGAAGTCCTTAGCTTTGCCTgctaagacatcttctcgaGTTTTAACCAATTCAGAATCTTCTAACTGAGCCattctgattctttccaacaaatctgactgaagtgtcagattaaataatttctcagtcACCAACTCAATGTTTGCCCTAGTCATTTCCGAGGCCAGCTGAGAGGAAATCATGACCATGTTGGATATCTGATCAGGTCCCTTTCTGCTTAaggcatcagccacaacatttgCCATTCCAGGATGATAtaggatttcacagtcatagtcttttaccaattctaaccaccttctctgtctcatgttcaaatccttctgagtgaagaaatacttgtgactcttgtggtcagtatagatctcacacctttcaccatacaagtaatgtcgccaaattttcaaggcaaacaccactgctgcaagttctaggtcgtgagttgggtaacgctactcataatctttcaattgccgagaagcataggctatgactttatctgcttgcattaacacacagcctaaaccctgccttgatgcgtcacaatacatcacaaacttttcttgatcaaatggcaaggctagaacaggagctgtaatcaatcgttgcttcagctcttgaaaactcttttcacacttatctgaccatataaatcgctgattcttcctaGTTAACTCGGATAACAGCGtcgcaattttggaaaatccttccacaaaacgtcgataataacccgctaaaccgagaaaacttcgaatttcagtgactcttttaggtctaggccaattctttaccgcttcaatcttccctggatcaaccataattccatcttttccaacaatatgccctagaaaagacacttgtgacagccagaactcacactttttgaactttgcatagagtttatgatctctaagtcactgcagaaccattcgaagatgttgctcatgttctgcttctgaccgagaatacacaagaatgtcatcgataaatacaattacaaaattatcgaggaaatccttgaataccctattcatgagatccataaaggctgccggtgcatttgttaacccaaaagacataaccaggaattcataatgaccatacctggttcggaaggctgtcttcggaatatcctcttctcgaattctcaactgatgatatccatgttgggttttatgccctaaataaaactcatttcaatataatcagatttacttattaatatagatcagaaataacatttaacgttgcatggttcacatgatttatttcatgattatatgtacataatgtataaattcatctgaaacccttttcacatacttgatcctgtttattgtgccgtcaacacattggaaagtaaacatgactatgtgaataaagtttcctagatttatcagacacagggttttactgatatgataatctacaacaagagtttacttgcatttggagaagtgctatgttctttccagaacattggttaaagtaaagctcaggttggatgcatggagtatgcatcggaagggaccgatattgaactttgacttagatttaaattaaacttaccgtaaaatctattcaagtcaatatcgcctagttgatcctagatcaaatgatcttaatcctgttatgattaggctcaatcttgaaaggctattcgtgttccttgaattgttagttaagcctacttttaggtcagggtgataggtacattttgggaacacggtagtgcaattgagtgggagcgctatcataaacatggaatctatagcttctatctggcgaatagtaagcaaaggatgatctccttcgagcttgaccaaacgaacataaatggtggagtactcatttcacataagctgaaatatcatttatacggggtgaagtgttttaaggataaaatacatagtagggtgtaacggtaatttaatccctttacagtgtagatcattcatatagaggatcattgatcacattaggattataacaatggataactaatgatgtgtctatatggtggatcatatagagcattctatatactgagagtgcaattctaagttctatgcgtggattcaacgaagaattaataagttagtgaattttagtgctaaattcttgatctacttattggaagctcggttatatagacccatggtccccccactagttgagataatattgcttgtaagactcatgtaattggttttgattaatcaattataattctcaaattagactatgtctatttgtgaatttttcactaagtaagggcgaaattgtaaagaaagagttttaggggcatatttgttaattatgatactttgtatggttcaattaataaatatgataaatgacaatattatttaataattatttatagttattaaatagttagaattggcatttaaatggttgaattagaaaattggcgtttttgagaaaatcagatgcagaaaagataaaactgcaaaattgcaaaaagtgaggcccaaatccactagtatagggccggccacttttatagggttttccctctgatatttcattattttaatgccaaataattcaaacataaccctagtggaatgctataaatagatagtgaaggcttcaggaaaataacacttttcttctgactttttctattcagaaaaactgagccttctctctccctatctttagctgaccactctctctcttcttcttcaatatttcgaaatccttagtgatttgagtagtgcccacacacatcaagtgatacctcaatcatagtgaggaagatcgtgaagaaagatcatcagcaaaggagattcaacatcaaggattcagagaaagagatccaggttcagatattgataatgctctgctacagaaaggaatcaagggctagatatctgaacggaaggagtcatattattccgctgcacccaatgtaaggtttcctaaactttatatgtgtttatttcatcgttttagaaagttcatatttaggatgttaatcaacatacttgtgagtagatctaagatcctggtaaaatattccaacaatccagacctcaagtcaatcttagagaatactgtcttgccctgaagttggtcaaacaaatcatcaattctgggcagaggatatttattcttaatggttaacttattcagctcccgataatcaatacacatccgaagagttccatctttcttcttcacaaatagcacaggggctccccaaggtgacacactaggccgagtgaaccctagatccaacatcccttggagttgtatcttcaattcttttaattcagcaggtgccattcggtagggtgcctttgaaacaggttctgctccaggaatttaatcaatgatgaaatctatttcccgctgaggtggtaacccaggCAATTCCTCTGGAAACACATCCAGGAATTCCTTAACCACTTTAACTTCTTCAGGTCCAAGTAACACAGGTTTACCGGAATCTACcaccactgctagaaatccAACACATCCATTACGTAACAAATCTCTAGCTTTCAACGCTGAGATTCTTGGAACACGAGAACCTTGgaccgaaccaacaaaaacaaaaggttcctcattctccggttcaaaagtcaccattttcgtttacaatcaatactagcagagtatttggacaaaaagttcataccaagtataatatcgaattcggccAATGGTAACTCCACGAGATCAGCACTCAATTCTCtatcttcaattctaattaatACTAACCTAACCCACTTTCTTGATACAATTAACTCACCATTgggcaacagggttccaaaccccgtctcAAAAATATCACTGGGTCTATCAAGCTGATCAAGAACCCTTGATGACACATAAGACCGAGTagcacccgaatcaaataaaacagtataagcaaaaccattgattagaagctgacctgtaactacTGAAGGACTGGCAGCAGCATCAACCCGAGTTATAGCAAAGACACGAGCCGGTGCAGGCACAGGTTTGATCTCAGGTTTTggttcctctttcttcaacTGAGGACAGTCCTTCCTGAGATGTCCCACCGAACCACACTGAAAGCAGGCTCTCCGGTTACAAGTTCTgagatgatgcttcttgcaacgcgggcactcaggataggaATAAGTCTGACGTCCTCCTCTGTTCTGGTTTCCTCGAAACCTTTTTCCTTTCCCTGAACTTCCCGAAGATGGGAAAGTTCTTTTCTTCTGTTCAAAGGTAGAACCCCCACTCTCTTATCAACCATTTCTGCATAAGTTGTGGTATCATTCGTTGTAATaaccaggtcatgcctgatcttggcattcagcccagccaaatactcttctttcttactgaagtctgtTGGTACGATCCcggaggctaacttagccaagcgatcaaacttgGTCGTATATTCAGTCACTGACATACCCTCACCTTGTACCAATTCAACAAAttccttccgctttgcactgcggaccgcctcattgtaatatttggcgTTGAACAATTCTCGGAACTCTTCCCAGGCCATTCTGGTCACATCCCTGGTGAGGGATACCATCTCCCACCAAATCAGGGCATCTTCTTGAAATTGAAATGTGGCACATGCCACTCTATCATTTCCGAccacacccatgaaattcaatatTCTCTCGATAACAGCCAACCACTGTTCAGCCTTAAGAACATCCGGAGCTCCCAAAAATACTGTAGGTGCTTGCTTTCTAAACCTCTCATATAAAGGCTCCATGCGATTACCAGCAACATGTTGctcagctggcaccgcaggggCTACAGGAACCGCAGCAGGCGGTTGCGGGGGCGGCTCAACAGGAGCATCCTGTTGCCTCAGTCGTCGGATCTCTTCTTCTTATTgctcaattctagtttgcatctcagcaaacctttgctcccaatcaaccggggcctgaggtggattctcctgtccacctctcgagactcgaccgcggcctctaccgcatccacgggggttttggggatttctaccaccccgaccacctccggtctcaaccaattcaccctgccttctaacgtttcgctggtcgtccattatttaggacttagcctgcgaacccacaaggcacgtaGGTCAAACAGTGGTAGAAGTATTTTCAAGACCGCAATTAGGATTTTAAAACATCTTATTTAATCATATATACAACATAACATATCTTAAAACAGTTTGCAAGAAATAAAGCTTACGGAACCGTGAGTTAAActcgacactggccttgattgtacatatcttgacggtcttcagtggacaacctggtggctctgataccaaactgtaatgcccgtattttaaaataataaactcaaaaattaattttaataatttaaatattaataaccatatggatcgggatcccaagtatcaaaatacaagttaaaagtactttactactatgcacatatatttttttttaaaaaagtttagcGCACATGCAtcctcaaaatacagactccaaaatactaagaaatcgaaaccctccaggttgaactgccgcgatatgtacaatcatgccgagttctgactcactgttcctccacctttgcttttcctttacctacacaaggtagcaaactgatgagtcaacagactcagtaagatatgcaagaaataaataaaagtaatgCAATGCCGGCTCTATGATTAAGCCGCCCTCAGCTCAATAaccaagctcaccaaatgattaagaacgttcttaagggtagtacgactactgtaccaaatgcactaaagtaccaactctgtacttgtgttggtagagccctaactgtactcccgggaattactaagtgttgtaccacgaacacgatgtaccctgggtactcgtgttggtaacaccgtaaccacattAACATGCAATACTATACCAACACTCTAATAatcattttatattagtgctagTAGTATAACAATCAAAATAAgcatatacattcatatatatattctcacgctatcttacctcgttccgtgctcaagtgtgccggtcagcctgagtggaagtgcagcttGACGTTATACAGGGCCCTAAATCATAATGTTCAAACTTtgatgagagactcgctaaacacttatcggggattaAAATAGGAACTaaacttaaccctatcgataaataggatgccaataccctaaattacttaaaaacgggaaaaactagggttcgggaaaaattcccaaccggcaggccggttcccaaccggaaccccagttcctgggtaccaaccggtcgaccggttctacgggtcccccagaaccggtcgaccggttctgtgctgggaaccctaAAACCGATCCCCTTAACTCCAATCAACCCCAAACTTCTCAATAACTTCCAGAACGCCTGTACACATCATATTAGACCAATCCCAATCAATAAAACTCAGCAATTCACACAGATTTTCATTTCACCATTAGAGAGCTAAGTTTGAGTTCATAAACTCTAACTTTGCTCAAACCTCAATTCAACTCATAATTTCAGTTCAAAATA from Cannabis sativa cultivar Pink pepper isolate KNU-18-1 chromosome 4, ASM2916894v1, whole genome shotgun sequence carries:
- the LOC133036986 gene encoding uncharacterized protein LOC133036986, with translation MAKNDAVIQSQVASLRNLEVQLGQLANDLRNKPQGTLPSDTENPRRDGEEHCKAVTLKSGKIIESNLAATGSKEPSSIQKEGEMKKKPATSAAEIPPVVTASSQHSAAKKSLQKPPLPFPQRFKKQQDDGQFRRFLDVLKQLHINIPLVEALEQMPTYVKFLKDILTKKRRLGEFETVALTEGCSAMLKSKIPPKLKDPGSFTIPISIGGRDVGRALCDLGASINLMPMSTFRKLGIGEARPTTVTLKLADRSMAHPEGKIEDVLVQVDKFIFPVDFIILDYEADREVPIILGRPFLVTGRTLIDVQNGELTMRVNDQKVTFNVFNAMRFPDEIEECSRLSVIDSIVAESFHKKVWKDKRVISSLEDLEALSEDEETQVAWVEPMQPFPKFKRSFESLELKESNFNPPKPSIQEPPKLELKPLPSHLK
- the LOC133036987 gene encoding uncharacterized protein LOC133036987: MAQLEDSELVKTREDVLAGKAKDFSISDNGMPLFKARGIRRYGKKGKLSPRFIGPFEILEKVGQVAYRLALPPSLSVVHNVFHVSMLRKYVSDPMHVLSYEMLELQPDLTYDEQPVQILDRKEKVLRTKIISLVKVLWRNSKVEEATWELESDMRAQHPELFR